One genomic region from Alphaproteobacteria bacterium encodes:
- a CDS encoding AarF/ABC1/UbiB kinase family protein has translation MADKSTLSGRMKRHANVAGAMSGVAVQAAGKRLLGIEINHAKHAVELRQALGGLKGPLMKIAQIISTIPDAVPPEYTKELAQLQSDAPSMGWAFVKRRMMGELGADWQTKFKSFDQTASAAASLGQVHKAVTQKNVNVACKLQYPDMNSAVEADLKQLAIIFSMFEMVDRAVSTKDIQKEIADRLREELDYVREAKHIALYSEMLSDIKTVHVPEVLHDLSTSRLLTMTWLEGERMASVAETRNLEARNEIAMNMFHAWYVPFYNAGIIHGDPHLGNYSVRKDNSINLLDFGCIRIFRPAMVSGVIELYHALVTNDHDRAVEAYKEWGFTNPSKALIDTLNIWARFIYAPLLEDRKRLIEETNTGLYGREIAAKVHEELRKIGGVTVPREFVFMDRAAIGLGSVFLRLKAEINWYEMFHNLIDDFDVVKVQKSQEKLLKKHKLTA, from the coding sequence ATGGCTGACAAGAGCACTCTTTCCGGTCGTATGAAGCGGCACGCAAATGTGGCGGGTGCCATGTCAGGCGTGGCGGTGCAGGCGGCAGGAAAACGGTTGCTTGGCATTGAAATCAATCATGCAAAACACGCGGTTGAACTGCGTCAGGCCCTTGGCGGGTTAAAAGGCCCGCTGATGAAAATCGCGCAGATTATTTCCACTATTCCCGATGCGGTGCCGCCCGAATACACGAAAGAACTGGCGCAACTGCAATCCGATGCACCATCAATGGGCTGGGCATTTGTCAAACGCCGCATGATGGGTGAATTGGGCGCAGATTGGCAGACGAAATTCAAATCATTTGATCAAACGGCATCCGCTGCGGCATCGCTCGGCCAGGTGCATAAAGCTGTGACACAGAAAAATGTGAATGTAGCGTGCAAGCTGCAATATCCGGATATGAATTCGGCTGTCGAGGCAGACCTTAAACAGCTTGCCATTATCTTCAGTATGTTCGAAATGGTGGATAGGGCGGTTTCAACCAAAGACATTCAAAAAGAAATTGCTGACCGTCTGCGCGAAGAACTGGATTATGTGCGCGAAGCAAAGCATATCGCGCTCTATTCTGAAATGTTATCGGATATTAAAACCGTACATGTACCTGAAGTATTGCATGACCTTTCCACTAGCCGTTTATTGACCATGACATGGCTGGAAGGCGAACGCATGGCGAGTGTGGCAGAAACCCGCAATCTAGAAGCGCGAAATGAAATTGCCATGAACATGTTCCACGCATGGTATGTGCCATTTTATAATGCTGGAATTATTCACGGTGACCCGCATTTAGGTAATTATTCAGTACGCAAAGATAATTCCATTAACCTGCTGGATTTTGGCTGCATCCGGATTTTTCGTCCTGCGATGGTTAGCGGCGTAATTGAGCTATATCATGCGCTCGTCACAAATGACCATGACCGCGCGGTTGAGGCATACAAAGAATGGGGCTTCACCAATCCATCGAAAGCGTTGATTGATACATTGAATATCTGGGCGCGGTTTATTTATGCGCCACTATTGGAAGACCGCAAGCGTCTGATTGAAGAAACCAACACCGGTCTATATGGCCGCGAAATTGCGGCCAAGGTTCATGAAGAATTGCGCAAAATTGGCGGCGTAACCGTGCCGCGTGAATTTGTGTTCATGGATCGTGCGGCAATTGGTTTGGGTTCTGTCTTTCTTCGCCTCAAAGCGGAAATCAACTGGTATGAAATGTTTCATAATCTCATTGATGATTTTGATGTAGTAAAGGTTCAAAAAAGCCAAGAAAAGCTGTTGAAGAAGCATAAACTAACCGCATAA
- the trpC gene encoding indole-3-glycerol phosphate synthase TrpC: MTDNVLTKIIADKKKHVAACKAKKSLSSVEADAENAPALRPFYRSLAAKHAAGKTALITEVKKASPSAGLIVKDFDPAKIAKTYEQAGATCLSILTDTPFFQGEDAHLKTARSACALPVLRKDFMIDPYQIVESRALGADCVLLIMACLSNEQAKELIATASAYDLSILIEVHDEEELDRALPLAHGITNSMIGINNRNLKTLQIDLATTGRLISRATAAKAPHLFVSESGIRNHSDIGYLKKSGVSCFLIGENLLKSNDVAAATKAMLA; the protein is encoded by the coding sequence ATGACTGATAATGTTCTGACTAAAATTATTGCCGATAAGAAAAAACACGTCGCCGCCTGCAAAGCCAAAAAATCATTATCATCGGTTGAAGCTGATGCAGAAAACGCCCCTGCTTTGCGCCCGTTTTACCGCAGCCTTGCCGCCAAACATGCCGCAGGTAAAACTGCGCTGATTACCGAAGTGAAGAAAGCATCGCCCAGCGCAGGTCTGATTGTGAAGGATTTTGACCCCGCCAAAATCGCCAAAACATACGAACAGGCGGGCGCAACCTGCCTTTCTATTCTAACGGATACGCCTTTTTTCCAAGGCGAAGATGCACATTTGAAGACCGCGCGCAGTGCGTGTGCCCTTCCCGTGCTGCGTAAGGATTTTATGATTGACCCTTACCAGATTGTGGAAAGCCGTGCACTTGGCGCGGATTGCGTATTGCTTATCATGGCGTGTTTATCGAATGAACAGGCGAAGGAATTAATTGCAACCGCAAGCGCTTATGATCTTAGCATTCTGATTGAAGTGCATGATGAAGAAGAACTGGACCGCGCATTGCCGCTTGCACACGGCATTACCAATTCAATGATTGGTATTAACAACCGCAATCTCAAAACCTTACAAATTGATTTGGCAACCACAGGCCGTTTGATTAGCCGAGCAACCGCCGCCAAAGCCCCGCATCTGTTCGTTTCCGAAAGCGGCATACGCAATCACAGCGATATTGGTTATCTTAAAAAATCCGGCGTTTCCTGCTTCCTTATTGGCGAGAACCTGCTCAAATCAAACGATGTTGCCGCTGCAACAAAGGCCATGCTGGCTTAG
- a CDS encoding Re/Si-specific NAD(P)(+) transhydrogenase subunit alpha — translation MKIAILKEHQAYEKRVAATPETVRKLKGMNVEVVVEKGAGLEASYTDAAYIEAGATIANDSKAAASDADIVLKVVRPTDEIANMKRGAKLIAMLAPYNNKDAIKTYADKGVDAFSLELVPRITRAQSMDVLSSQSNLAGYRAVIDAAAEFGRAFPMMMTAAGTVAPARVLVMGAGVAGLQAIATAKRLGAVVSATDVRMAAKEQVQSLGGTFVMVEDEETKQAETSGGYAKEMSDAYKAKQAALIADTIKKQDIVICTALIPGRQAPRLVSDAMLQTMKQGSVVIDLAAEQGGNCEGSVLGKTVQLHGVKVVSPANIASSVAVDASALYAKNVLQFLSLIVDAKTGQLAINWEDEIIKATALTKDGAIIHPNFKA, via the coding sequence ATGAAAATCGCTATCCTAAAAGAACATCAGGCTTACGAGAAGCGCGTTGCCGCCACCCCGGAAACCGTGCGGAAGTTAAAGGGCATGAATGTTGAAGTGGTGGTTGAAAAGGGCGCCGGCCTTGAAGCAAGCTATACCGATGCGGCCTATATTGAAGCAGGCGCAACGATTGCGAATGACAGCAAAGCCGCTGCCAGTGATGCAGATATTGTTTTAAAAGTGGTTCGCCCCACAGATGAAATCGCGAATATGAAGCGCGGCGCGAAATTAATCGCGATGCTCGCGCCATATAACAACAAAGATGCAATTAAAACCTATGCCGATAAGGGTGTAGATGCGTTTTCGCTTGAATTGGTGCCGCGTATTACTCGTGCCCAAAGCATGGACGTATTATCCAGTCAGTCTAACCTTGCGGGTTACCGCGCGGTAATTGATGCGGCAGCAGAATTTGGACGTGCATTTCCTATGATGATGACGGCGGCGGGCACAGTTGCACCGGCGCGTGTGTTGGTAATGGGTGCCGGTGTTGCAGGGTTGCAAGCCATTGCAACCGCAAAGCGTTTAGGCGCAGTAGTCAGCGCAACCGATGTGCGCATGGCAGCAAAAGAACAAGTGCAAAGTCTTGGTGGAACATTCGTAATGGTCGAAGATGAAGAAACCAAGCAGGCTGAAACCAGCGGCGGCTATGCCAAGGAAATGAGCGATGCGTATAAAGCCAAACAAGCGGCGCTAATTGCAGATACGATAAAGAAACAAGATATTGTGATTTGCACCGCATTGATTCCAGGACGTCAAGCACCGCGTCTGGTCAGTGATGCGATGCTCCAGACCATGAAGCAAGGCTCCGTCGTAATCGATTTAGCTGCGGAACAAGGGGGTAATTGCGAAGGCTCTGTTCTTGGTAAAACCGTGCAACTGCATGGCGTAAAAGTGGTAAGTCCTGCTAATATCGCATCCAGTGTTGCGGTTGATGCTTCAGCCCTTTACGCTAAGAACGTGTTACAGTTCCTAAGCTTGATTGTGGATGCCAAAACAGGCCAACTTGCAATTAACTGGGAAGACGAAATTATCAAAGCTACGGCGCTAACCAAAGATGGCGCTATCATCCATCCAAACTTCAAAGCCTAA
- a CDS encoding NAD(P) transhydrogenase subunit alpha yields MPEKILNEPVLQEAATQAAQHAASGDFFITGLTVFVLACFVGYYVVWRVTPALHSPLMAVTNAVSSVIIVGALIAAGPAAINASTILGFLAVVLASINIFGGFIVTRRMLQMYKKKEKKA; encoded by the coding sequence ATGCCAGAAAAGATTTTAAACGAACCCGTTTTACAAGAAGCCGCGACACAAGCAGCGCAGCATGCAGCTAGTGGTGATTTTTTTATAACGGGTCTTACCGTTTTCGTACTTGCATGTTTTGTGGGGTATTATGTTGTGTGGCGCGTTACGCCTGCGCTGCACTCACCACTTATGGCAGTAACGAATGCGGTATCATCGGTAATTATCGTTGGCGCGCTGATTGCAGCGGGGCCTGCTGCGATTAATGCTTCTACCATTCTTGGCTTTCTTGCTGTGGTGCTTGCCAGCATCAATATCTTTGGCGGGTTTATCGTGACGCGCCGAATGCTTCAGATGTACAAAAAGAAGGAGAAGAAGGCATGA
- the trpE gene encoding anthranilate synthase component I: protein MGVEPSTEVFHKLYQSGKAQIVWQSMVSDLETPISAYLKLADNKPYSFLLESVVSGSRKDRYSFIGLNPDIIWKCRRDECHINRTALTTPDTFQKQNTKPVEAMRALLKESRIDMPLGFPPMPMSAGLFGYLGYDMIRQIEAIPDENPDDLNLDDAILMRPSLIAAFDSIDNRITLITPVYPDKNVSAAQAYAAALLRLNNAMNAIAGPLPAEVKSKNIEIKPPVSNTPRETFYKMVERAKEYIHAGDIFQVVLSQRFSMPFVLPPFALYRSLRRLNPSPFLFFLNLGNFQLVGSSPEILVRLRDNKVTIRPIAGTRPRGQMGGSGNRSDSELSADLLADPKERAEHLMLLDLGRNDVGRVAKVGSVKVTEQFQIELYSHVMHIVSNVEGVIDDKYDALDAMFAGFPAGTVSGAPKVRAMQIIDELEVSRRGPYAGCVGYFGANGSMDTCIALRTALVKDGTMYIQAGGGVVADSDPAYEFNESEAKARALIKAAEQALNEAK, encoded by the coding sequence ATGGGCGTAGAACCAAGCACAGAGGTTTTCCATAAGCTTTATCAAAGCGGTAAGGCGCAAATCGTCTGGCAGAGTATGGTCAGCGATTTGGAAACACCCATCTCCGCTTACCTGAAGCTGGCAGATAATAAGCCATATAGCTTCTTGCTTGAATCGGTGGTGAGCGGTTCACGCAAAGACCGCTACTCCTTCATTGGGTTAAATCCGGACATCATCTGGAAATGCAGACGGGATGAATGCCACATTAACCGTACGGCACTGACAACCCCAGATACGTTTCAAAAACAAAACACCAAACCTGTTGAGGCCATGCGCGCCTTACTCAAGGAAAGCCGCATTGACATGCCGCTTGGCTTCCCGCCTATGCCCATGAGCGCGGGGCTGTTTGGTTATCTTGGCTATGACATGATCCGCCAGATTGAAGCGATACCCGATGAAAATCCCGATGATTTGAATTTGGATGATGCGATTTTAATGCGCCCATCATTGATTGCCGCGTTTGACAGTATAGATAACCGTATCACACTGATCACCCCGGTTTATCCCGATAAAAACGTATCAGCGGCGCAAGCGTATGCAGCAGCGCTATTGCGTTTGAATAATGCCATGAATGCAATTGCAGGGCCGCTGCCAGCTGAAGTAAAATCAAAAAATATTGAAATAAAACCACCCGTATCCAATACGCCGCGCGAAACATTTTATAAAATGGTGGAACGCGCAAAGGAATATATCCATGCGGGTGATATTTTTCAGGTGGTTCTATCGCAGCGTTTTTCGATGCCGTTCGTGTTGCCGCCCTTTGCGCTTTATCGTTCGTTGCGCCGTTTAAACCCTTCCCCATTTCTGTTCTTTTTGAATCTGGGGAACTTCCAATTGGTGGGTTCCAGCCCGGAAATTCTGGTGCGTCTGCGCGATAACAAAGTCACCATCCGCCCTATTGCTGGCACGCGCCCGCGGGGTCAGATGGGTGGCTCGGGTAATCGTAGTGACAGCGAACTCTCAGCCGATTTATTAGCTGACCCCAAAGAACGCGCAGAGCATCTGATGTTGCTGGATTTAGGCCGCAATGATGTAGGCCGCGTTGCCAAGGTTGGCAGCGTGAAGGTAACCGAACAGTTTCAAATCGAACTGTATTCGCATGTGATGCATATTGTTTCGAATGTGGAGGGTGTGATTGACGATAAGTATGATGCCCTTGATGCCATGTTTGCAGGTTTCCCAGCTGGGACGGTTTCAGGCGCGCCAAAGGTTCGCGCGATGCAGATTATTGACGAATTGGAAGTTTCACGCCGCGGGCCTTATGCGGGTTGTGTAGGGTATTTTGGTGCAAATGGCAGCATGGACACATGCATTGCTTTGCGCACCGCATTGGTGAAAGACGGCACCATGTACATTCAGGCAGGCGGCGGTGTGGTAGCTGACAGCGACCCGGCCTATGAGTTCAATGAAAGCGAAGCCAAAGCACGCGCATTGATTAAAGCGGCGGAACAGGCCCTAAATGAAGCTAAATAA
- a CDS encoding NAD(P)(+) transhydrogenase (Re/Si-specific) subunit beta, producing MTALLSLAYLVSGICFIMALRGLSSPETAKSGNMYGMFGMALAIVTTLFLLPNIIPQISYHLIIAGVVIGGAIGTFIAYRIQMTALPQLVAAFHSLVGLAAVFVAIAAYLSPEAYGIGVAGNIHGGSLVEMGLGLAIGAITFTGSIIAFGKLQGLISGKPVTFPLQHALNALLGISIVGLIVMLVVQQDVSIIIALTVVSLLLGILLIIPIGGADMPVVISMLNSYSGWAACGIGFTLQNPLLIITGALVGASGAILSYIMCKGMNRSIFNVILGGFGAEAGGAAAGGSAVDRPVKSGSAEDAAFILKNASSVIIVPGYGMAVAQAQHALREMCDLLKKEGVTVRYAIHPVAGRMPGHMNVLLAEANVPYDEVFELDEINRDFGMSDVAFVIGANDVTNPAAKTDPKSPIFGMPILDVEKAKTVLFVKRSMASGYAGVENELFYRPNTMMLFGDAKKMCELIVKSIGGGH from the coding sequence ATGACCGCACTTCTCTCCCTCGCATATCTCGTTTCCGGTATTTGTTTTATTATGGCACTGCGTGGGCTTTCGTCCCCTGAAACCGCAAAGTCCGGCAATATGTACGGCATGTTCGGTATGGCGTTGGCGATTGTGACCACGCTATTTCTGTTGCCTAATATCATTCCGCAAATTTCATATCATTTGATTATCGCAGGTGTTGTAATCGGCGGTGCGATTGGAACATTCATTGCCTATCGCATTCAAATGACTGCGCTGCCGCAATTGGTTGCGGCGTTTCACTCGCTTGTTGGCCTTGCCGCAGTATTTGTTGCAATTGCTGCTTATTTATCGCCCGAAGCCTACGGCATCGGCGTTGCTGGTAACATTCATGGTGGCAGCCTTGTTGAAATGGGTCTTGGCCTTGCCATTGGTGCAATCACCTTCACAGGATCGATTATCGCGTTTGGAAAATTACAGGGCCTTATTTCAGGTAAACCCGTAACCTTTCCTTTGCAACATGCCCTAAACGCTTTACTGGGCATTTCGATTGTTGGATTGATTGTGATGCTGGTAGTGCAGCAAGACGTCAGCATCATCATCGCGCTCACCGTTGTTTCATTATTGCTCGGCATCTTACTGATTATCCCGATTGGCGGCGCAGATATGCCCGTGGTCATTTCTATGCTCAATTCCTACTCGGGTTGGGCGGCATGCGGCATCGGCTTCACATTGCAAAACCCGTTGCTGATTATTACAGGTGCATTGGTGGGCGCTTCAGGGGCTATTTTGTCCTATATCATGTGCAAGGGCATGAACCGGTCTATCTTCAACGTCATCCTTGGCGGGTTTGGTGCTGAGGCGGGCGGCGCCGCGGCAGGTGGTAGCGCGGTTGATAGACCTGTTAAATCTGGCTCGGCTGAAGATGCCGCCTTCATTTTAAAGAATGCATCCAGCGTGATTATTGTTCCGGGTTACGGCATGGCCGTTGCTCAGGCACAGCACGCATTGCGTGAAATGTGCGATTTATTGAAGAAAGAGGGCGTAACCGTTCGCTACGCCATTCACCCTGTAGCTGGCCGTATGCCTGGCCATATGAACGTGTTATTGGCCGAAGCAAATGTGCCATATGATGAAGTGTTCGAACTTGATGAAATCAACCGTGATTTCGGCATGAGCGACGTGGCATTTGTGATTGGCGCGAATGACGTAACTAATCCTGCTGCAAAAACTGACCCCAAATCACCCATCTTCGGTATGCCTATTCTAGATGTTGAAAAAGCAAAAACCGTTTTATTTGTGAAGCGTTCCATGGCATCGGGTTACGCAGGTGTTGAAAACGAACTGTTTTACCGTCCCAATACCATGATGCTATTTGGTGATGCCAAGAAGATGTGCGAGTTGATTGTGAAATCAATCGGCGGCGGGCACTAA
- the trpD gene encoding anthranilate phosphoribosyltransferase, protein MSFKELTKKTADGGMLTAQESQDAFNAILNGDVSPILAAAFLTSLHQRGETSDEVLGAVRALRIRMTIFPGAEDAVDVCGTGGDQHGTVNVSTAVAFVLAGAGVKVAKHGNRAVSSRSGSSDILSELGIKIDVAANRMRKALDASNVCFLHAPIYHAAMKNVSAIRTELGFRTIFNLIGPLTNPARVRRQVIGVFDKNWCDPMARILQTLGSEHVWVVHGGDGMDEITTTTDTYVVEQARESLRSFDIIPTKEGIKNTTLEQLKGGDAKTNAAHFKRMLSGEKGAYRDIVCLNAAAGLIIGGKARNIKDGVGIAAETIDSGKAKAALEKLIQITNEA, encoded by the coding sequence ATGAGTTTTAAAGAACTGACCAAAAAAACTGCTGATGGCGGAATGCTGACCGCGCAGGAAAGCCAAGATGCGTTTAATGCCATTTTAAATGGCGACGTATCTCCCATTTTGGCTGCTGCATTCCTTACATCCCTGCACCAGCGCGGCGAAACCAGCGATGAAGTATTAGGTGCGGTGCGCGCGCTGCGCATTCGTATGACCATCTTCCCCGGCGCAGAAGACGCGGTGGATGTATGCGGCACGGGCGGCGACCAGCATGGAACAGTAAACGTATCGACCGCTGTGGCCTTTGTGCTGGCTGGCGCAGGCGTAAAGGTTGCCAAGCACGGCAATCGCGCAGTTTCCAGCCGCAGCGGATCGTCGGATATTCTTTCCGAACTGGGTATTAAGATTGACGTCGCTGCAAACCGCATGCGCAAAGCGCTGGATGCTTCGAACGTATGTTTCCTTCATGCGCCAATCTACCATGCCGCGATGAAGAATGTTTCTGCCATTCGTACGGAGCTTGGCTTTCGTACAATCTTCAATCTGATTGGGCCACTTACTAATCCTGCCCGCGTGCGCAGACAGGTTATTGGCGTGTTCGATAAGAACTGGTGCGATCCAATGGCGCGCATACTGCAAACCTTGGGTAGCGAACATGTTTGGGTTGTGCATGGTGGCGACGGGATGGATGAAATTACCACCACAACCGATACCTATGTAGTGGAACAGGCGCGCGAAAGTTTGCGTAGCTTTGATATTATACCTACCAAGGAAGGCATAAAAAATACCACGCTGGAGCAGCTTAAAGGCGGTGACGCCAAGACCAATGCCGCGCATTTCAAACGCATGCTATCAGGCGAAAAAGGCGCATACCGTGATATTGTCTGCTTGAACGCTGCTGCGGGTTTGATTATTGGCGGGAAAGCTAGAAACATCAAAGATGGCGTGGGCATTGCTGCAGAAACCATTGATAGTGGTAAAGCCAAGGCCGCGCTTGAAAAACTAATTCAAATTACGAATGAAGCATAA
- a CDS encoding peptidyl-prolyl cis-trans isomerase, translating to MLQQLRDKAKSFVSSALLILLVISFGIWGIGDIFRGGANKDWVVKVGDAKLSASVLKREFDNQVTQMRGLLGPDFTAQKAKELGLLDRSIDKLVALTIVNLETNRLGFHIPRTEIVRTLEATPQLRNADGTFNKEMFQQVLASQGMNEAMFIDTQKQIAARNIIVRALSGAVTTPAPLLNDLAAAYAQKRVAETVLIDPKKVSAPEAPDEAELQKYYDENKESYKAAETRSFDVLTITLADASKDVHVTVEDAQKAFDERKAEFEIPEKRNMLQVVVSDEAKAKEIADGANPATLKYVAKAKGENAVPVENITRNDLPPILNDAVFGAATGKLVGPIHSNMGYHVFVVEKVIPGKSPEFAEIKDQIIEQLKKDQASEHMVQIANKVDDMLGANKPLQEIAGAQGLALAKFELLDATGDNAKIEIPFKAEVMKAAFQYNEGESSPLLESKAGGYALVHINKVVPSHVMEFDAVKERVKQDWIAHAKTKKATELAERISKDLKEGKPLSSIAADSAVIKKTSSPLVVDDKKQKEVPREALAPLFDLKKGEVAVVSTADGELVVRVKDVIAGTEKEIEERKKPLTQKLEQDAVAGHLDAYTAALREAYPVEKDKVGLDRLVGTNDAAM from the coding sequence ATGCTGCAACAACTCCGCGATAAAGCCAAATCATTCGTTTCTTCGGCCTTACTTATTCTTCTGGTCATAAGCTTTGGTATTTGGGGAATTGGCGATATTTTTCGTGGCGGTGCCAACAAGGACTGGGTTGTTAAAGTTGGCGATGCCAAATTAAGCGCGAGTGTTTTAAAGCGCGAATTTGATAATCAGGTAACGCAAATGCGCGGGTTGCTGGGTCCTGATTTTACAGCGCAAAAAGCCAAAGAACTGGGTCTTCTGGACCGCAGTATCGACAAACTGGTGGCGCTCACCATTGTGAACCTTGAAACGAACCGTTTGGGTTTTCATATTCCGCGCACTGAAATTGTGCGCACGCTGGAAGCAACCCCACAGCTACGAAATGCTGATGGCACATTTAACAAAGAAATGTTCCAGCAAGTGCTGGCAAGCCAAGGCATGAATGAGGCCATGTTTATCGATACACAAAAGCAGATTGCGGCGCGCAATATTATTGTGCGCGCGCTGTCTGGCGCGGTGACAACCCCTGCCCCACTGCTTAATGATTTGGCTGCTGCTTATGCACAAAAGCGTGTTGCGGAAACAGTGCTGATTGACCCCAAGAAAGTTTCTGCGCCCGAAGCGCCCGATGAAGCAGAACTACAAAAATATTATGATGAAAACAAGGAAAGCTATAAGGCCGCTGAAACCCGCAGCTTTGATGTGTTGACCATCACGCTCGCCGATGCCAGCAAAGATGTGCATGTAACTGTTGAAGACGCACAAAAAGCATTTGATGAACGCAAGGCCGAATTCGAAATTCCTGAAAAACGCAATATGCTACAAGTAGTGGTAAGCGATGAAGCCAAGGCCAAAGAAATTGCCGATGGCGCAAACCCAGCTACCCTAAAATATGTTGCGAAGGCCAAAGGCGAAAACGCGGTTCCGGTTGAAAACATTACGCGCAATGATTTGCCGCCAATATTGAATGACGCTGTGTTTGGCGCGGCAACGGGTAAGCTGGTTGGCCCTATTCATTCCAATATGGGTTATCACGTATTCGTTGTTGAAAAGGTCATTCCGGGAAAATCACCTGAATTTGCGGAAATCAAGGACCAGATTATTGAACAACTTAAGAAAGATCAGGCATCCGAACACATGGTGCAAATCGCCAATAAAGTGGATGACATGCTGGGCGCAAACAAGCCATTGCAGGAAATTGCCGGTGCACAGGGGTTAGCTTTGGCTAAATTCGAATTGCTGGATGCAACAGGCGATAACGCAAAAATTGAAATTCCGTTCAAGGCGGAAGTGATGAAAGCTGCATTCCAGTACAATGAAGGTGAATCTTCCCCCCTGCTGGAAAGCAAAGCTGGTGGCTACGCATTGGTGCATATCAACAAGGTTGTACCAAGCCATGTCATGGAGTTCGATGCTGTTAAAGAACGCGTGAAGCAGGATTGGATTGCCCATGCCAAAACCAAAAAGGCAACGGAACTAGCTGAACGCATCTCCAAGGATTTGAAGGAAGGCAAACCACTTTCCAGCATCGCTGCCGATAGTGCCGTGATTAAAAAGACATCAAGTCCATTGGTGGTTGACGACAAGAAACAGAAGGAAGTGCCACGTGAAGCGCTTGCCCCCCTGTTTGATTTAAAAAAGGGTGAAGTTGCGGTTGTTTCAACAGCAGATGGCGAGTTGGTTGTACGTGTTAAGGACGTGATTGCCGGAACCGAAAAGGAAATCGAAGAACGCAAAAAACCACTAACACAGAAACTAGAGCAAGATGCCGTTGCGGGTCATTTAGATGCCTACACAGCCGCATTGCGAGAAGCTTATCCGGTTGAAAAGGACAAGGTCGGTCTGGATCGTCTTGTTGGCACCAACGACGCGGCGATGTAG
- a CDS encoding aminodeoxychorismate/anthranilate synthase component II → MLLLIDNYDSFTYNLFHYLSEVGAEVQVHRNDALTAEQALALKPTGIILSPGPCSPSEAGICLDVIALAAKQSLPLLGVCLGHQAIGQAFGGKVIRAPLPVHGKTDAITHTNSGIFKNIPSPLKATRYHSLIVEKSTLPADLTVTAENAEGLIMGLQHTKLPIHGVQFHPESIVSEHGHAMLKNFVDLAK, encoded by the coding sequence ATGCTCTTACTCATCGATAACTACGACTCGTTCACATACAATCTCTTCCATTACTTGAGTGAGGTTGGAGCGGAGGTGCAAGTACACCGCAACGATGCACTAACGGCTGAACAAGCGCTTGCATTAAAACCTACGGGCATCATTTTATCACCCGGGCCTTGTAGCCCAAGCGAAGCAGGCATTTGCCTGGATGTTATTGCGCTTGCTGCAAAACAATCGCTGCCATTGCTTGGCGTTTGCTTAGGGCATCAGGCTATTGGGCAAGCTTTTGGAGGCAAAGTTATCCGCGCACCACTGCCCGTTCATGGTAAAACCGATGCGATTACTCACACCAATAGCGGCATCTTTAAAAATATTCCATCGCCGCTAAAAGCAACGCGCTATCATTCCTTGATTGTTGAAAAAAGCACGCTGCCAGCAGATTTAACGGTAACTGCTGAAAACGCGGAGGGCCTAATTATGGGCCTGCAACACACGAAGTTACCAATACACGGTGTGCAATTTCATCCTGAAAGCATCGTTTCCGAACACGGGCACGCGATGCTGAAAAACTTTGTGGACTTGGCAAAATGA